The following are encoded in a window of Sminthopsis crassicaudata isolate SCR6 chromosome 5, ASM4859323v1, whole genome shotgun sequence genomic DNA:
- the SPAM1 gene encoding hyaluronidase PH-20 isoform X2, with translation MGIQNITQILIGSYVICSRIYYLMITILLLPYYPVLTFQAPAVIPNLPFIMGWNAPTEFCTEKFKLPLDLSLFSFVGSTVKKATNQNITMFYTDRLGYYPYINEKTGKIYNEGIPQLASLEKHLAKAKQDIDYYIPEDKFGLAIIDWEEWRPNWVRNWKPKTIYQIHSMELAHQQNIKLSRTEAWKVAKNDFEKAAKTFMQETLKLGKSLRPNHLWGYYLFPDCHNYNYKKPQYNGSCYDIEIKRNNELNWLWKESTALFPSIYLSKTLKNTQKAHIFVRSRIREAIRVSEVVSFKKPLPIFVYVRPVFTDAPYQYLSEADLVNTIGESVALGVSGVIMWGSLNFTQSKKTCTVLDDYIRTTLNPYIINVTLAAKMCSQVLCQEKGVCIRKNWNCSDYLHLNPKRFSIQTRKDQKYMIYGKPKLQDLQEFSEKFHCNCYAGTKCKTKKTVENVQDIKVCIAEDICIEAYLDSNLIDNKFRSPIWRKQANLTLQNFLPLNCLDIEHQQISTPDTNGTDNGDSSYNDNNNIETTINKYTFRVNCSLKGTHADNENGISDATYQQIPDLYKLKPENNLIDTMIYSKSNSLFMNFCTYVLFYFSTCGMVLSVLLFTDM, from the exons ATGGGAATACAAAATATCACCCAGATTTTGATTGGGAGTTATGTGATCTGCAGCAGAATATACTACTTAATGATTACTATCCTTTTGCTTCCTTACTATCCAGTCCTGACTTTCCAAGCACCCGCTGTCATCCCAAATCTTCCCTTTATTATGGGTTGGAATGCTCCCACTGAATTCTGTACTGAGAAGTTTAAGTTACCTCTAGATCTGAGCCTCTTTTCCTTTGTTGGAAGCACTGTAAAGAAAGCTACAAATCAAAATATCACTATGTTTTACACGGACAGGCTTGGTTACTAtccttatataaatgaaaaaacaggtAAAATTTATAATGAGGGGATCCCTCAATTAGCTTCTTTAGAAAAGCATTTAGCCAAAGCAAAGCAAGACATTGACTACTATATTCCAGAAGATAAATTTGGTTTGGCGATTATTGACTGGGAAGAGTGGAGGCCTAATtgggtaagaaactggaaaccgaaaACTATTTACCAAATACACTCTATGGAGCTGGCTCATCAACAAAATATCAAATTAAGTCGCACTGAGGCCTGGAAAGTTgccaaaaatgattttgaaaaggcAGCGAAGACTTTTATGCAAGAAACTTTAAAATTGGGAAAATCCCTGCGGCCAAATCACTTATGGGGCTATTACCTTTTCCCTGATTGTCATAACTATAACTACAAAAAACCCCAATACAATGGAAGTTGCtatgatatagaaataaaaagaaacaatgaactCAATTGGTTGTGGAAAGAAAGCACTGCACTTTtcccatctatctatttatccaagACACTAAAGAATACTCAGAAGGCTCATATCTTTGTACGCAGTCGTATTAGGGAAGCCATTCGAGTTTCTGAAGTAGTCAGTTTCAAGAAACCTCTtccaatttttgtatatgtacgTCCAGTTTTTACCGATGCCCCATATCAATATCTTTCAGAG gCTGATCTTGTAAATACCATTGGAGAATCTGTTGCCCTGGGTGTCTCTGGAGTAATAATGTGGGGGAGCCTCAATTTTACACAAAGCAAG AAAACATGCACTGTCTTAGATGATTACATAAGGACTACACTGAACCCTTACATTATCAATGTCACTCTTGCAGCCAAAATGTGTAGccaagtcctttgccaagagaaAGGAGTTTGCATTAGAAAAAACTGGAATTGTAGTGATTATCTTCATCTGAACCCAAAGAGATTCAGCATTCAAACTAGGAAAGACcaaaaatatatgatttatgGAAAGCCCAAACTTCAGGATCTACAAGAATTTtcagagaaattccattgcaaCTGCTATGCAGGCAccaaatgtaaaacaaaaaaaactgtagAAAATGTTCAAGATATCAAGGTGTGCATTGCAGAAGATATTTGTATTGAAGCCTATTTAGATTCAAACCTGATTGATAATAAATTCAGGTCCCCAATCTGGAGAAAACAAGCTAATCTTACCCTGCAGAACTTTCTTCCCCTGAACTGTCTTGACATAGAACATCAGCAGATTTCTACCCCAGACACTAATGGCACAGACAATGGTGATAGTTcatacaatgacaataataatatagAGACCACTATTAACAAATATACTTTTAGAGTGAACTGTTCACTTAAAGGCACCCATGCAGACAATGAAAATGGTATATCTGATGCTACATATCAACAGATACCTGATTTATATAAACTAAAACCTGAAAACAATTTGATAGATACAATGATTTATTCGAAGTCTAATTCATTGTTTATGAACTTTTGCACTTatgtgcttttttatttttctacctgTGGAATGGTTTTGTCAGTTTTGCTTTTTACAGACATGTAA
- the SPAM1 gene encoding hyaluronidase PH-20 isoform X1, whose product MISWFCSFHSASVHVLSKISDNTKGIKHGEFGGDSAMGIQNITQILIGSYVICSRIYYLMITILLLPYYPVLTFQAPAVIPNLPFIMGWNAPTEFCTEKFKLPLDLSLFSFVGSTVKKATNQNITMFYTDRLGYYPYINEKTGKIYNEGIPQLASLEKHLAKAKQDIDYYIPEDKFGLAIIDWEEWRPNWVRNWKPKTIYQIHSMELAHQQNIKLSRTEAWKVAKNDFEKAAKTFMQETLKLGKSLRPNHLWGYYLFPDCHNYNYKKPQYNGSCYDIEIKRNNELNWLWKESTALFPSIYLSKTLKNTQKAHIFVRSRIREAIRVSEVVSFKKPLPIFVYVRPVFTDAPYQYLSEADLVNTIGESVALGVSGVIMWGSLNFTQSKKTCTVLDDYIRTTLNPYIINVTLAAKMCSQVLCQEKGVCIRKNWNCSDYLHLNPKRFSIQTRKDQKYMIYGKPKLQDLQEFSEKFHCNCYAGTKCKTKKTVENVQDIKVCIAEDICIEAYLDSNLIDNKFRSPIWRKQANLTLQNFLPLNCLDIEHQQISTPDTNGTDNGDSSYNDNNNIETTINKYTFRVNCSLKGTHADNENGISDATYQQIPDLYKLKPENNLIDTMIYSKSNSLFMNFCTYVLFYFSTCGMVLSVLLFTDM is encoded by the exons GTTTTGTCCAAGATATCAGATAACACAAAGGGAATAAAACACGGTGAATTTGGTGGTGATTCTGCAATGGGAATACAAAATATCACCCAGATTTTGATTGGGAGTTATGTGATCTGCAGCAGAATATACTACTTAATGATTACTATCCTTTTGCTTCCTTACTATCCAGTCCTGACTTTCCAAGCACCCGCTGTCATCCCAAATCTTCCCTTTATTATGGGTTGGAATGCTCCCACTGAATTCTGTACTGAGAAGTTTAAGTTACCTCTAGATCTGAGCCTCTTTTCCTTTGTTGGAAGCACTGTAAAGAAAGCTACAAATCAAAATATCACTATGTTTTACACGGACAGGCTTGGTTACTAtccttatataaatgaaaaaacaggtAAAATTTATAATGAGGGGATCCCTCAATTAGCTTCTTTAGAAAAGCATTTAGCCAAAGCAAAGCAAGACATTGACTACTATATTCCAGAAGATAAATTTGGTTTGGCGATTATTGACTGGGAAGAGTGGAGGCCTAATtgggtaagaaactggaaaccgaaaACTATTTACCAAATACACTCTATGGAGCTGGCTCATCAACAAAATATCAAATTAAGTCGCACTGAGGCCTGGAAAGTTgccaaaaatgattttgaaaaggcAGCGAAGACTTTTATGCAAGAAACTTTAAAATTGGGAAAATCCCTGCGGCCAAATCACTTATGGGGCTATTACCTTTTCCCTGATTGTCATAACTATAACTACAAAAAACCCCAATACAATGGAAGTTGCtatgatatagaaataaaaagaaacaatgaactCAATTGGTTGTGGAAAGAAAGCACTGCACTTTtcccatctatctatttatccaagACACTAAAGAATACTCAGAAGGCTCATATCTTTGTACGCAGTCGTATTAGGGAAGCCATTCGAGTTTCTGAAGTAGTCAGTTTCAAGAAACCTCTtccaatttttgtatatgtacgTCCAGTTTTTACCGATGCCCCATATCAATATCTTTCAGAG gCTGATCTTGTAAATACCATTGGAGAATCTGTTGCCCTGGGTGTCTCTGGAGTAATAATGTGGGGGAGCCTCAATTTTACACAAAGCAAG AAAACATGCACTGTCTTAGATGATTACATAAGGACTACACTGAACCCTTACATTATCAATGTCACTCTTGCAGCCAAAATGTGTAGccaagtcctttgccaagagaaAGGAGTTTGCATTAGAAAAAACTGGAATTGTAGTGATTATCTTCATCTGAACCCAAAGAGATTCAGCATTCAAACTAGGAAAGACcaaaaatatatgatttatgGAAAGCCCAAACTTCAGGATCTACAAGAATTTtcagagaaattccattgcaaCTGCTATGCAGGCAccaaatgtaaaacaaaaaaaactgtagAAAATGTTCAAGATATCAAGGTGTGCATTGCAGAAGATATTTGTATTGAAGCCTATTTAGATTCAAACCTGATTGATAATAAATTCAGGTCCCCAATCTGGAGAAAACAAGCTAATCTTACCCTGCAGAACTTTCTTCCCCTGAACTGTCTTGACATAGAACATCAGCAGATTTCTACCCCAGACACTAATGGCACAGACAATGGTGATAGTTcatacaatgacaataataatatagAGACCACTATTAACAAATATACTTTTAGAGTGAACTGTTCACTTAAAGGCACCCATGCAGACAATGAAAATGGTATATCTGATGCTACATATCAACAGATACCTGATTTATATAAACTAAAACCTGAAAACAATTTGATAGATACAATGATTTATTCGAAGTCTAATTCATTGTTTATGAACTTTTGCACTTatgtgcttttttatttttctacctgTGGAATGGTTTTGTCAGTTTTGCTTTTTACAGACATGTAA